The following proteins are co-located in the Panthera tigris isolate Pti1 chromosome F2, P.tigris_Pti1_mat1.1, whole genome shotgun sequence genome:
- the LOC122234904 gene encoding basic proline-rich protein-like, whose protein sequence is MPERAEPQPAGRTGGDGRLDDPGPDPGPDPGPDPRPDLGSDPGSDPALDPEPDPGPDLGLHPGLDPGTDPGLDPGLDPGSDPGPDPGLDPEPDPGPDPGLDPGSDPGPDPGLDPEPDLGPDPGLDPGLDPEPDPGPDPGLDLGPDPGLGPGPDPGPDLGLHPGLDPGPDPRPDPGLDPEPDPGPDPGLDPGLDPGPDPGLDPEPDPGPDPGLDPGPGPGLDPGSDPGLGPEPDPGPDPGLDPGSDPGLDPGLDPEPDPGPDPGLDPGPGPGLDPGSDPGLGPEPDPGPDPGLDPGSDPGLDPGLDPEPDPGPDPGLDPEPDPGPDPGLDPGPDPGLDPGLDPEPDPGPDPGLDPERDPGPDPGLDPGPDPGLDPGADPGPDPGPDPGLDPGPDPGLDPEPDPGPDPGLDPERDPGPDPGLDPGPDPGPDPGADPGPDPGPDPGLDPGPDPGLDPEPDPGPDPGLDPGPDPGPDPGLDPGLDPGPDPGPGSGQDPGPDPGLLKNVLEKSAPPEWDL, encoded by the exons ATGCCTGAGCGGGCCGAGCCGCAGCCGGCAGGGAGGACAGGGGGCGACGGCCGCCTCGACG ATCCTGGCCCAGATCCTGGCCCAGATCCTGGACCAGATCCTAGACCAGATCTTGGATCAGATCCTGGATCAGATCCTGCACTAGACCCTGAACCAGATCCTGGACCAGATCTTGGCCTACATCCTGGACTAGATCCTGGAACAGATCCTGGCCTAGATCCTGGCCTAGATCCTGGATCAGATCCTGGACCAGACCCTGGACTAGACCCTGAACCAGATCCTGGACCAGATCCTGGCCTAG ATCCTGGATCAGATCCTGGACCAGACCCTGGACTAGACCCTGAACCAGATCTTGGACCAGATCCTGGCCTAGATCCTGGACTAGACCCTGAACCAGATCCTGGACCAGATCCTGGCCTAGATCTTGGACCAGATCCTGGCCTAGGTCCTGGACCAGATCCTGGACCAGATCTTGGCCTACATCCTGGACTAGATCCTGGACCAGATCCTAGACCAGATCCTGGACTAGACCCTGAACCAGATCCTGGACCAGATCCTGGCCTAGATCCTGGACTAGATCCTGGACCAGATCCTGGACTAGACCCTGAACCAGATCCTGGACCAGATCCTGGCCTAGATCCTGGACCAGGTCCTGGCCTAGATCCTGGATCAGATCCTGGACTAGGCCCTGAACCAGATCCTGGACCAGATCCTGGCCTAGATCCTGGATCAGATCCTGGCCTAGATCCTGGACTAGACCCTGAACCAGATCCTGGACCAGATCCTGGCCTAGATCCTGGACCAGGTCCTGGCCTAGATCCTGGATCAGATCCTGGACTAGGCCCTGAACCAGATCCTGGACCAGATCCTGGCCTAGATCCTGGATCAGATCCTGGCCTAGATCCTGGACTAGACCCTGAACCAGATCCTGGACCAGATCCTGGACTAGACCCTGAACCAGATCCTGGACCAGATCCTGGCCTAGATCCTGGACCAGATCCTGGCTTAGATCCTGGACTAGACCCTGAACCAGATCCTGGACCAGATCCTGGACTAGACCCTGAACGAGATCCTGGACCAGATCCTGGCCTAGATCCTGGACCAGATCCTGGCCTAGATCCTGGAGCAGATCCTGGACCAGATCCTGGACCAGATCCTGGCCTAGATCCTGGACCAGATCCTGGACTAGACCCTGAACCAGATCCTGGACCAGATCCTGGACTAGACCCTGAACGAGATCCTGGACCAGATCCTGGCCTAGATCCTGGACCAGATCCTGGACCAGATCCTGGAGCAGATCCTGGACCAGATCCTGGACCAGATCCTGGCCTAGATCCTGGACCAGATCCTGGACTAGACCCTGAACCAGATCCTGGACCAGATCCTGGCCTAGATCCTGGACCAGATCCTGGACCAGATCCTGGTCTAGACCCTGGCCTAGATCCTGGACCAGATCCTGGACCAGGTTCCGGACAAGACCCTGGACCAGATCCTGGGCTCTTAAAGAATGTGCTAGAAAAATCGGCACCACCTGAATGGGATCTGTGA